A genomic segment from Bacillus cereus G9842 encodes:
- a CDS encoding DUF2935 domain-containing protein — MERNYEESALFEHQFWLKVLTDHSQFLLDALAPKEKEDIKKAAYFLETFTNLLNKVHNVNLITFSKEAERAAKEIRMFKLSIIQKQLEGKITIHFTPTFINHMVNEVEEYITVLEFLKKGEVPPVFHELHYHLVWLTDAAGHAGSISGGLDLVEKRLKEKSEEFTKHFEKFYLKAVEMTGYLRTELHHFPALKKFTKDVSLELKLFSHFLHEVEELELSNEILSTLSARMADHMAREECYYLLKLAQSSGLEIPKCNPL; from the coding sequence GTGGAGAGAAATTATGAAGAAAGTGCGTTGTTTGAGCATCAATTTTGGCTAAAGGTGCTTACTGATCATTCGCAATTTTTACTTGATGCATTAGCTCCGAAGGAAAAAGAGGATATAAAGAAGGCCGCTTATTTTCTTGAAACATTTACGAATCTTTTAAATAAAGTACATAATGTGAATCTCATTACATTTTCAAAAGAGGCAGAACGAGCCGCAAAGGAAATAAGAATGTTTAAATTAAGTATTATACAGAAACAACTCGAGGGAAAAATCACTATTCATTTTACGCCAACTTTCATCAATCATATGGTAAACGAAGTAGAAGAGTATATAACAGTGTTAGAATTTTTAAAGAAAGGAGAAGTTCCGCCTGTTTTTCATGAATTACATTATCACCTCGTTTGGTTAACAGATGCGGCTGGTCATGCAGGATCTATTTCTGGTGGACTAGATCTTGTTGAAAAAAGATTAAAAGAGAAAAGTGAAGAATTCACGAAGCACTTTGAAAAATTTTACTTAAAGGCAGTTGAGATGACAGGGTATTTACGGACAGAGCTTCATCATTTTCCTGCATTAAAGAAGTTTACAAAAGATGTTTCACTTGAGTTAAAATTATTTTCACATTTTCTCCATGAAGTTGAAGAGCTAGAGTTATCGAATGAAATATTAAGTACATTATCTGCTAGAATGGCGGATCATATGGCAAGAGAAGAATGTTATTACTTATTAAAATTAGCGCAATCATCTGGACTTGAGATACCAAAATGTAATCCGCTTTAA
- a CDS encoding LamG-like jellyroll fold domain-containing protein translates to MERIALRKVKGLIGLLMVFVLAFVSFPWSTSVKAEEKKQEKAPSEKKIVFPVVSDVHIKNSGTDDMFRWKRAIEQFNTLAPKQDAFVIVGDFTDSGSVQQYDRFMQVYNDNANKDAVRMNSLGNHDYWNGLSVEGAQKRFLEKTGMESIYYHKVVKGYHFIVMSPENETTHGYYSDKQINWLKEEMAKAQKDDPEKPIFVFLHQHIKDTVYGSQEWGTKDSAKINAVLKEYPQVITFSGHSHYPLDDPRSIHQKDFTSVGTSSVSYMEVEGGKVQGNIPSESRALSQGLLVEVDDKEVTINRRDFHTNSWTGEPWKIQLPSKKETFTHVEDRDKEKPSFAKDAKLSVSNVTENAATVTFMQALDNLLVHSYRVQARDKQTGEIKNKLLAFSEFYRDPVPKELTFTLAGLDGGRTYTFEVVAIDSFGNESVQPLTAEITTKKDNIDPNVKVPKADIFDVNFSDGTFKDNSPFGTKGELKGNVTIEYDKALKKNVMKLNGKANTFGYIPFSAAQKEKIANTFTLETVFSMNEIRGQGILQNTESGGIGFESTGSGYVELWAHIGGSYKRVGVQLEANKTYHLTGTYNGSEVAIYVDGKKVNSQLAQGKVYSPNVPFAFGADPDSNGNGGIPLNGQIALAKLYSKALSSSEVLAAYNEFSNRTKLEQVNALYEELGKVKEVLDGTYEFGGKPGQYSKEAFQELEKSYNTAKQAFENVGSTGEQIIQTYNELKTANVTFVQSKVAEEQPKTPKEKLQINIESAKAVVKKAQAVNVTDGSVKSLQQKITVAEAVLKDAKVKDAQVETMNRTLEYAISLVEKSMNK, encoded by the coding sequence GTGGAAAGAATTGCTTTACGAAAAGTAAAAGGTCTTATTGGATTATTGATGGTTTTTGTATTAGCATTTGTATCATTTCCGTGGAGTACATCAGTCAAAGCGGAAGAGAAAAAGCAAGAAAAGGCACCAAGTGAGAAGAAAATAGTTTTCCCCGTTGTAAGTGATGTTCATATTAAAAATAGTGGAACAGATGATATGTTTCGCTGGAAAAGAGCGATTGAACAGTTCAATACGCTTGCACCAAAGCAAGATGCGTTCGTAATTGTAGGAGATTTTACTGATTCAGGGTCTGTGCAGCAATATGATCGTTTCATGCAAGTGTATAATGACAATGCAAATAAAGATGCGGTACGAATGAATTCTCTAGGTAATCATGATTATTGGAACGGTTTATCAGTAGAGGGAGCACAGAAGCGTTTCTTAGAAAAAACAGGAATGGAATCAATTTATTATCATAAAGTGGTAAAAGGGTATCATTTTATCGTAATGTCTCCAGAAAATGAAACGACACATGGGTATTATTCGGACAAACAAATTAATTGGTTAAAAGAAGAAATGGCAAAGGCGCAAAAAGATGATCCAGAAAAACCGATTTTTGTATTTTTACATCAACATATTAAAGATACAGTGTACGGTAGCCAAGAATGGGGAACGAAGGATAGTGCAAAAATTAATGCAGTATTAAAAGAATATCCACAAGTCATTACGTTTTCAGGTCATTCGCATTATCCATTAGATGATCCAAGATCGATTCATCAAAAGGACTTTACATCTGTTGGTACCTCTTCTGTAAGCTATATGGAGGTAGAGGGTGGCAAAGTGCAAGGGAATATTCCTTCAGAATCGCGTGCATTAAGCCAAGGTTTATTAGTAGAAGTAGACGATAAAGAAGTAACGATTAATCGACGCGATTTCCATACGAATTCTTGGACAGGCGAGCCATGGAAAATTCAGTTGCCATCAAAGAAAGAAACTTTTACACATGTAGAAGATCGTGATAAAGAAAAGCCATCTTTTGCAAAAGATGCAAAGTTATCAGTATCGAATGTAACAGAAAATGCAGCAACAGTAACATTCATGCAAGCATTGGACAACCTTCTTGTTCATTCTTATCGCGTACAAGCTAGAGATAAGCAAACTGGAGAAATAAAAAATAAATTACTAGCATTTTCAGAGTTTTATCGTGACCCAGTGCCGAAAGAACTGACATTTACACTTGCAGGATTAGATGGCGGGAGAACATATACGTTTGAAGTAGTCGCGATTGATTCATTTGGTAATGAAAGTGTGCAACCGTTAACGGCAGAAATTACTACGAAAAAAGATAACATTGATCCGAATGTGAAAGTACCAAAGGCTGATATTTTTGATGTGAATTTCTCAGATGGTACATTTAAAGACAATTCACCATTTGGTACAAAAGGTGAATTGAAGGGTAATGTGACTATTGAATATGATAAAGCATTGAAAAAGAATGTTATGAAGTTAAATGGAAAAGCTAATACATTTGGATATATTCCATTTTCAGCAGCACAAAAAGAGAAAATAGCAAATACGTTTACGTTAGAAACTGTGTTTTCAATGAATGAAATTCGCGGACAAGGTATTTTGCAAAATACAGAGAGCGGCGGAATTGGTTTTGAGTCTACAGGAAGTGGATATGTTGAATTATGGGCTCACATTGGCGGTAGCTACAAACGTGTTGGCGTTCAATTGGAAGCGAACAAAACGTATCATTTAACAGGAACATATAACGGAAGCGAAGTGGCAATTTACGTAGATGGTAAAAAAGTAAATAGTCAGTTAGCTCAAGGAAAAGTTTATAGCCCGAACGTACCATTTGCATTTGGAGCGGATCCTGATAGCAATGGAAATGGCGGCATTCCATTAAACGGTCAAATCGCGCTTGCAAAATTATATAGTAAAGCGTTAAGTTCTTCAGAAGTATTAGCAGCGTACAATGAATTTTCTAACCGTACGAAGTTAGAGCAAGTCAACGCATTATATGAGGAGCTAGGAAAAGTAAAGGAAGTGTTAGATGGTACGTATGAGTTTGGTGGTAAGCCAGGTCAATATTCAAAGGAAGCATTTCAAGAACTAGAAAAAAGCTATAACACTGCTAAGCAAGCATTTGAAAATGTAGGAAGTACTGGGGAACAAATTATTCAAACATATAACGAATTAAAAACAGCTAATGTAACATTCGTACAATCAAAAGTGGCAGAAGAACAACCAAAAACACCGAAAGAAAAATTACAGATCAATATTGAATCTGCAAAAGCAGTAGTGAAGAAAGCGCAAGCTGTAAATGTAACAGATGGTTCAGTGAAATCATTGCAACAAAAAATTACAGTTGCAGAAGCTGTATTAAAAGATGCGAAGGTAAAAGATGCACAGGTAGAAACGATGAATCGTACATTAGAATATGCGATTTCACTCGTTGAAAAAAGTATGAACAAATAA
- a CDS encoding MurR/RpiR family transcriptional regulator, protein MKASTLLFKIESNMDQFSPAEKKVAMYIMENAEIVPNLTTKEVSTNAGASEASVVRFCKSIGIGSFKAFKIALVRELTIADYNINDFSVMNTEDGPYDLFNKVTYVNKAAIEASVTAIDKKELEKAADRIVNAGKIIFYGVGGSATPAMDGAYKFTRLGFTAMMLSDFHMMLPLVTNLKEGDIFVAISTSGRTRDVLEMAQYAKRQGATVIGITKLDQSSPLYKEADIRLCMPDVEQDHRIASIASRMTQLNMIDALYVITFNRIGNKVLDQFMETREEALRLRKLK, encoded by the coding sequence GTGAAAGCTTCAACATTACTATTTAAAATTGAAAGTAATATGGATCAATTTTCACCAGCTGAAAAGAAGGTTGCCATGTACATAATGGAGAATGCAGAGATTGTTCCGAACTTAACGACGAAAGAAGTGTCAACGAATGCAGGCGCAAGTGAGGCGAGTGTCGTTCGTTTTTGTAAGTCGATTGGGATCGGAAGTTTTAAAGCATTTAAGATAGCACTCGTTCGTGAATTAACGATTGCTGATTATAATATTAACGATTTTTCAGTGATGAATACGGAAGATGGACCGTACGATTTGTTTAATAAAGTCACTTATGTGAATAAAGCTGCAATTGAGGCGAGCGTTACTGCGATAGATAAGAAGGAACTTGAGAAAGCTGCAGATCGTATTGTCAATGCGGGCAAAATTATATTTTACGGCGTAGGTGGATCAGCTACGCCAGCAATGGATGGGGCGTATAAATTTACACGGCTTGGATTTACAGCGATGATGCTATCTGATTTTCATATGATGTTGCCGCTTGTGACGAATTTAAAAGAAGGCGATATATTTGTTGCGATTTCAACATCTGGTCGAACGAGAGATGTGCTTGAAATGGCGCAGTATGCAAAGAGACAAGGTGCAACTGTTATTGGAATTACGAAGCTAGATCAATCATCCCCCTTATATAAAGAAGCGGACATTCGTCTTTGTATGCCAGATGTAGAACAAGATCATCGTATTGCAAGTATTGCGTCGAGAATGACGCAACTGAATATGATTGATGCTTTATATGTGATTACTTTCAACCGAATTGGTAATAAAGTATTGGATCAATTTATGGAGACGCGAGAAGAAGCGTTGCGGTTACGGAAGTTAAAGTAG
- a CDS encoding VOC family protein codes for MNVENVKNLIVLEVKNLKETLYFYEGILGITPSSERPQLDITGVWYDADSTRISFVMNRMLGGREKSVTNSCDGLTFSISNIEKLKKKLAFYEILYMENKSEKSIVVQDPDGYKLQVIEKAE; via the coding sequence ATGAATGTGGAGAATGTAAAAAATTTAATTGTGTTAGAAGTAAAGAACTTAAAGGAAACTCTGTATTTTTACGAAGGAATTTTAGGAATAACACCTAGTTCAGAAAGACCACAATTAGATATTACAGGTGTTTGGTATGATGCCGATTCAACGAGAATTAGTTTTGTTATGAATCGCATGTTAGGAGGAAGAGAGAAGAGTGTTACGAATTCATGCGATGGTTTAACATTTTCGATTTCTAACATAGAGAAGTTAAAAAAGAAGCTAGCGTTTTATGAAATTTTATATATGGAAAACAAAAGTGAGAAGAGTATTGTAGTACAAGACCCAGATGGATACAAACTTCAAGTGATAGAGAAGGCCGAATAA
- a CDS encoding YkvA family protein has product MKKLISRLRVVFHVRRFVPFLFDFFTSKEVSIKKKILSIAFLVGYVAMPLDLIPDFLPFIGILDDIGIVLFILNRIVKMAPVQLQEKHNVNVG; this is encoded by the coding sequence ATGAAAAAACTTATTAGTAGATTAAGAGTTGTATTTCATGTTCGCCGATTTGTTCCATTTCTATTTGACTTTTTCACTTCAAAAGAGGTTTCAATAAAGAAGAAAATTTTATCTATTGCGTTTTTAGTTGGTTATGTTGCGATGCCGCTCGATTTAATTCCAGACTTCTTACCGTTTATCGGTATTTTAGATGATATTGGAATTGTGTTATTTATTTTGAACCGAATTGTAAAAATGGCGCCAGTTCAATTACAAGAAAAGCATAACGTAAACGTAGGATAG
- a CDS encoding S-Ena type endospore appendage codes for MICPAPCPPPPPPNPNCERVTNEFAGNFLITNNTIPSTKDASQSMILWQSDGILLISGTVSVYNSTSSTESITIQIVGATTNIFTVFPGNTISYTGKNLQSVSIINITSNPSLYLEGKYCCEFTCCL; via the coding sequence ATTATTTGTCCAGCCCCTTGTCCACCGCCCCCTCCTCCAAATCCAAATTGCGAGCGAGTAACAAATGAATTTGCAGGGAATTTCCTTATAACTAATAACACCATTCCTTCTACCAAAGATGCATCACAATCAATGATACTGTGGCAAAGTGATGGGATACTACTTATATCAGGTACTGTTTCGGTTTACAATAGTACTAGCAGCACAGAATCAATTACAATTCAAATCGTTGGAGCCACAACCAATATTTTCACTGTGTTTCCTGGTAATACAATATCGTACACAGGAAAAAACTTACAGTCAGTCAGTATTATCAATATAACAAGTAATCCTTCACTATATTTAGAAGGCAAGTACTGTTGCGAATTTACATGTTGCTTATAG
- a CDS encoding spore coat associated protein CotJA, whose translation MNKYMRSFVPYHSPLDPCPPIGKKYYSTPPNLFLGFQPPNLPQFTPKEALQKGTLWPVFYDYYENPYKKGR comes from the coding sequence GTGAATAAATATATGAGATCATTCGTGCCCTATCATAGTCCTCTCGATCCTTGTCCTCCTATCGGAAAAAAATATTATTCTACTCCTCCTAATTTATTTTTAGGCTTTCAACCGCCAAACTTACCGCAATTCACGCCAAAAGAAGCACTACAAAAAGGGACTTTATGGCCTGTTTTTTATGACTATTATGAAAATCCTTATAAAAAAGGGCGGTGA
- a CDS encoding cation:proton antiporter, which yields MLFYFELVVILLCTKLAGDISVRLGQPSVLGKLIVGIIIGPAVLGIINSSELIDELSEIGVLLLMFMAGLETDLEELNRNLKSSFAVAAGGIIFPFIGGYVTGLLFGLMQSHAIFLGLLLCATSVSITVQTLRDLGKMNTRESTTILGAAVFDDVIVVILLAFVMSFLGTQDVNITLVIAKKIIFFVSIVFIAWKVVPWIMKMLVPLRVTEALISAALIICFSFSYYSEMMGIAGIIGAFAAGIAISQTEYKHEVEHKIEPIAYAIFVPVFFVSIGMEITFQGIGSQLWFIIIMTLIAIFTKLIGSGLGARLTGFNLQSSISIGAGMVSRGEVALIIAANGLTANLLAKENFTAIVIVVILTTIITPPLLKKYFV from the coding sequence ATGTTATTTTATTTTGAACTTGTCGTCATTTTACTTTGTACGAAATTAGCTGGTGACATTAGCGTGAGACTTGGTCAGCCTTCTGTACTTGGTAAGTTAATTGTCGGTATTATTATCGGTCCAGCTGTACTCGGTATTATTAATAGTTCTGAACTAATTGATGAACTGAGTGAGATTGGTGTTTTGTTACTTATGTTTATGGCGGGACTTGAAACAGATTTAGAAGAGTTAAATCGGAATTTGAAATCGTCATTTGCAGTAGCGGCTGGTGGAATTATTTTTCCTTTCATCGGTGGTTATGTAACAGGATTGCTGTTTGGATTAATGCAGTCCCATGCCATTTTTTTAGGATTATTACTTTGCGCAACATCGGTTAGTATTACGGTGCAGACGCTACGTGATTTAGGAAAAATGAATACGAGAGAAAGTACAACAATTTTAGGTGCTGCCGTATTTGATGATGTCATTGTCGTTATTTTATTGGCATTTGTAATGAGTTTTTTAGGAACACAAGATGTAAATATAACGCTTGTCATTGCAAAGAAAATTATTTTCTTTGTAAGTATTGTTTTTATTGCTTGGAAAGTCGTTCCTTGGATTATGAAAATGCTTGTCCCGCTTCGTGTAACAGAAGCGTTAATTAGCGCGGCTCTTATTATTTGCTTCTCTTTTTCTTATTACAGTGAAATGATGGGAATTGCAGGCATTATTGGAGCATTTGCAGCAGGAATTGCTATTTCTCAAACAGAGTATAAGCATGAAGTGGAACATAAAATTGAACCGATTGCTTATGCAATATTTGTTCCAGTATTCTTCGTAAGTATCGGAATGGAAATTACATTTCAAGGCATTGGAAGCCAGCTTTGGTTCATTATTATTATGACCCTCATTGCGATTTTCACAAAGTTAATTGGATCAGGTTTAGGAGCGAGATTGACAGGTTTTAATCTCCAATCTTCTATTAGTATTGGCGCGGGGATGGTATCACGTGGTGAAGTAGCACTTATCATCGCAGCAAATGGACTTACGGCGAATTTATTAGCGAAAGAAAATTTCACAGCGATTGTTATTGTTGTTATATTGACGACGATTATTACACCGCCACTTTTGAAGAAATATTTTGTATAG
- a CDS encoding amino acid permease, with product MGSYYSRSYGNEKTGGESKVKSLLRKKALSTESPKQLDRTLTALDLTFLGIGAVIGTGIFVLTGIVAAKHSGPGIMLSFLIAAFTCACVAFCYAEFASSIPVSGSVYTYAYMTVGEVVAFIVGWCLMLEYLLAVAAVAVGWSGYLQSLLQGFNIHLPAIIASAPGVGKGGLIDLPAVCILLLITGLLSFGIRESARINNIMVLIKLAVIIAFIVAGAKYVKPENWTPFIPFGYDGIITGAATVFFAFLGFDAIATAAEETKKPQRDLPIGIIGSLLICTVLYMIVSFVLTGMVPYTQLDVSDPVAFALHFVGEDAIAGLLAVGAMTGMTTVLLVVMYGQVRVSYAMSRDGLLPKALARVNKRVKIPLLNTWITGVIAALLAGLLDLHLLANLVNIGTLTAFTFVCCAVLILRKTHPDLKRGFRTPFVPVLPVVAILCCLYLMANLSKTTWISFIAWLIVGLCFYFFYSRKHSHLATEKTNDEQKKA from the coding sequence ATGGGCTCATACTATAGTCGCAGTTATGGAAATGAAAAAACGGGGGGAGAGTCCAAAGTGAAGTCATTATTACGAAAAAAAGCGCTTAGTACTGAATCACCAAAGCAGCTAGATAGAACATTAACTGCACTCGATTTAACGTTTTTAGGGATCGGCGCCGTAATTGGGACAGGGATCTTTGTATTAACAGGTATTGTTGCAGCAAAACATTCTGGTCCTGGTATTATGCTATCATTCCTTATTGCTGCATTTACTTGTGCTTGTGTAGCCTTTTGTTATGCTGAATTTGCTTCTTCTATTCCTGTCTCAGGAAGTGTGTATACTTACGCATACATGACAGTCGGAGAAGTCGTCGCCTTCATCGTCGGATGGTGTTTAATGCTCGAATATTTACTTGCCGTTGCAGCAGTAGCTGTCGGTTGGTCTGGTTATTTGCAATCATTACTACAAGGGTTCAATATACACCTACCCGCCATAATCGCCTCGGCCCCCGGCGTAGGAAAAGGTGGTCTCATCGATTTACCAGCTGTCTGCATTTTACTTCTTATTACTGGTCTTTTAAGTTTTGGTATACGTGAAAGTGCACGCATTAATAATATTATGGTTCTTATTAAACTAGCTGTTATCATTGCCTTTATCGTAGCAGGCGCAAAATATGTAAAACCTGAAAACTGGACACCTTTCATTCCATTCGGATACGACGGTATTATTACCGGAGCTGCCACTGTATTCTTCGCCTTTTTAGGTTTTGATGCAATCGCAACCGCTGCAGAAGAAACGAAAAAACCGCAGCGTGACTTACCAATTGGTATTATCGGTTCTCTTCTTATTTGTACTGTTTTATATATGATCGTATCTTTCGTTTTAACAGGTATGGTTCCTTATACGCAATTAGACGTTTCTGATCCAGTTGCATTTGCATTGCATTTCGTTGGTGAGGATGCAATTGCAGGACTACTCGCTGTTGGAGCGATGACTGGAATGACAACCGTTCTCTTAGTCGTTATGTATGGACAAGTTCGAGTTTCGTATGCGATGAGCCGTGACGGTCTACTTCCAAAAGCGTTAGCACGTGTAAATAAAAGAGTAAAAATCCCTTTATTAAATACGTGGATTACTGGCGTTATTGCCGCTTTATTAGCAGGACTTTTAGATTTACATTTGCTAGCAAATTTAGTAAACATCGGTACGTTAACAGCCTTTACATTCGTTTGCTGCGCGGTACTTATTTTACGAAAAACACATCCTGATTTAAAACGTGGATTCCGTACACCTTTCGTACCTGTATTACCAGTTGTCGCGATTCTTTGCTGTTTATATTTGATGGCTAATTTATCTAAAACGACATGGATTAGCTTTATAGCTTGGCTTATAGTCGGTTTATGCTTCTATTTCTTCTACTCTAGAAAGCATAGCCATTTAGCTACCGAAAAAACGAATGATGAACAGAAAAAAGCATAA
- a CDS encoding DUF3992 domain-containing protein → MSCECSGSALTCCPDKNYVQDKVCSPWSATVVATAIDNVLYTNNINQNVVGTGFVKYDVGPGPITVEVLDSAGGTIDTQTLNPGTSIAFTYRRFDSIQVVLPATPAGTYQGEFCITTRYPLS, encoded by the coding sequence ATGTCTTGTGAGTGCTCAGGGTCAGCATTAACTTGTTGTCCAGATAAAAATTATGTGCAAGATAAAGTGTGTAGTCCGTGGTCTGCTACTGTAGTTGCAACAGCAATTGATAATGTTCTCTATACAAATAATATTAACCAAAACGTAGTTGGTACTGGTTTTGTTAAATATGATGTTGGACCAGGCCCAATTACTGTAGAGGTACTTGATTCTGCTGGGGGTACAATTGATACACAAACATTAAACCCAGGAACGAGTATTGCTTTTACGTATCGCCGCTTTGATAGTATACAAGTTGTGTTACCTGCAACACCTGCTGGAACGTATCAGGGAGAATTTTGTATTACAACACGTTATCCACTTTCATAG
- the ku gene encoding non-homologous end joining protein Ku yields the protein MHTVWKGALSLGLLNIGIKLYSAVEENDIKFLSLHKECLTPIKYKKFAPDCTDEEIDDTDIVKAYEYASHKYIIIDEKELAELQKAHEPRSIRIISFVQNNEIDSVLYDRSYFIGPTPGHEKSYLLLKEALERTNKLGLIHISIRKKQHLAIIRNFEDGLMLQTIHYPNEIRDITNTPNLPSNENYPIQKQELTAAINLIHHLTNPFEQEMYTDEYKEALTELIENKIEQQEKTETISPTPNIINIMETLQASIEQAKIKRENKTEKEAK from the coding sequence TTGCATACCGTATGGAAAGGTGCACTCTCACTTGGATTATTAAATATAGGAATTAAACTATATAGTGCTGTAGAAGAAAACGATATAAAATTTTTAAGTCTCCATAAAGAATGCTTAACACCTATTAAATATAAAAAATTTGCTCCCGATTGCACGGATGAAGAAATCGATGATACAGATATTGTAAAAGCCTATGAATACGCATCTCATAAATACATTATTATAGATGAAAAAGAATTGGCTGAATTACAAAAAGCTCACGAACCACGCTCCATTCGTATTATATCTTTTGTCCAAAATAACGAAATCGATTCTGTTCTTTATGACCGTTCTTATTTTATAGGCCCTACCCCAGGACATGAAAAATCATATTTATTATTAAAAGAGGCTCTTGAACGTACAAATAAACTTGGGCTTATTCATATTTCTATTAGAAAAAAACAACATTTAGCTATTATCCGTAACTTTGAAGATGGGCTTATGTTACAAACTATTCACTATCCTAATGAAATTCGCGATATAACAAATACACCTAACTTACCAAGTAATGAAAATTATCCTATTCAAAAACAAGAACTCACAGCAGCAATTAATTTAATCCACCACCTTACAAATCCTTTTGAACAAGAAATGTATACAGATGAGTATAAAGAAGCACTTACCGAACTAATCGAAAACAAAATTGAACAACAGGAAAAAACCGAAACAATCTCTCCAACTCCAAACATCATCAATATTATGGAGACATTACAGGCAAGTATTGAACAAGCGAAAATAAAAAGAGAAAATAAAACAGAAAAAGAGGCCAAATAA
- a CDS encoding DedA family protein, giving the protein MEQIILDIIEFLKQFSYFGVVLALTFEFIPAEVVLPMVGYWVYEGDMNFWLAVLAGTLGGTTGPLTLYALGYYGGRPLLIKYGKYFFIKEEQIQKADDFFEKYGPVVAFVGRFVPGVRTLISVPCGMAKMNIWKFSIYTFVAMFPLTTLYVYFGMKLGPHWEKAADVVGQYMLPILGGVILIVASIFVYKYMKKRNKTESI; this is encoded by the coding sequence ATGGAGCAAATTATTTTAGATATAATCGAGTTTTTAAAGCAGTTTTCTTATTTTGGAGTTGTGTTAGCATTAACGTTTGAATTTATTCCAGCAGAAGTAGTTTTGCCCATGGTTGGTTATTGGGTGTACGAGGGAGATATGAATTTTTGGCTTGCTGTACTAGCCGGAACCCTTGGCGGAACGACAGGACCTTTAACGTTATATGCACTCGGTTATTACGGCGGTCGTCCTCTATTAATAAAATACGGGAAATACTTCTTCATTAAAGAAGAACAAATTCAAAAAGCAGATGATTTCTTTGAGAAATATGGACCGGTTGTAGCATTTGTTGGACGCTTTGTGCCAGGAGTTCGAACGCTTATTTCTGTTCCGTGTGGTATGGCGAAAATGAACATATGGAAATTTAGTATATATACATTTGTAGCAATGTTCCCATTAACGACTTTATATGTTTATTTTGGAATGAAATTAGGTCCTCATTGGGAAAAAGCAGCGGACGTTGTTGGGCAATATATGCTACCGATATTAGGAGGCGTTATTCTTATCGTTGCTAGTATCTTTGTCTATAAATATATGAAGAAAAGAAATAAAACGGAATCTATCTAG
- a CDS encoding DUF3992 domain-containing protein, whose amino-acid sequence MGMRSSSLSCCSNKTLVQDQVCTDWSITGAGTQIVYTNNITQEVYGSGYVKYDVGANPITVDFLVGATVVDTITVQPQSSGTFTVRYFTTVRITTTGTTVNQGEFCITVRYPIS is encoded by the coding sequence ATGGGAATGAGAAGTTCCAGTTTGTCTTGTTGTTCTAATAAAACACTTGTGCAAGACCAAGTATGTACAGACTGGTCTATTACAGGTGCTGGTACTCAAATTGTATATACAAATAATATCACGCAAGAAGTATATGGTTCAGGTTACGTGAAATACGATGTGGGAGCCAACCCGATTACAGTTGATTTTTTAGTAGGGGCAACAGTAGTTGATACAATTACTGTACAACCACAAAGTAGTGGTACTTTCACTGTCCGATATTTTACTACTGTCCGAATTACTACGACAGGAACGACTGTTAATCAAGGTGAGTTTTGTATTACAGTACGTTATCCAATCTCATAA